A stretch of the Gossypium hirsutum isolate 1008001.06 chromosome D07, Gossypium_hirsutum_v2.1, whole genome shotgun sequence genome encodes the following:
- the LOC107958603 gene encoding inactive LRR receptor-like serine/threonine-protein kinase BIR2 isoform X1, translating into MKGSLLNSLKIFIFVLAWMFFPVLVLSAVTEDDMKCLEGVKNSLKDPDGKLSSWTFNNNSVGFICKFVGVSCWNERENRLLSLGLRDMKLSGQLPQSLQYCRSLQSLDLSANKLSGSIPTQICSWLPYLVTLDLSSNDLSGTIPPELSYCAYLNNLKLSNNRLSGSIPYQLSGLDRLKKFSVADNDLSGAIPSSFENFGKADFVGNNGLCGGPLRKCGGLSKKNLAIIIAAGVFGAAGSMLLGFGVWWWQHLRWIKRKKKGYIGGSSDSNWAERLRAHKLIQVSLFQKPLVKLKLGDLMAATNNFNAENILVSTRMGTTYKAMLPDGSALAIKRLTTCKLSEKQFHWEMNRLGQLRHPNLTPLLGFCVVEDEKLLVYKHMSNGTLYSLLHGRGGDMDWPTRFKIGLGAARGLAWLHHGCHPPFLQQNICSNVILVDEDLDARLMDFGLAGLMTSSDVNETSFMKSDLGEFGYIAPEYSSTMVASLKGDVYGFGVVLLELVTRQKPLQVNTGEEGFKGHLVDWINHLSNSGRIEDAIDKDVIGKGHDEQISELLKIACNCVVARPKDRWSMFQVYQSLKTMGEENGFSEMDDDDFPLIFTKQDTESM; encoded by the coding sequence ATGAAGGGATCTTTGCTCAATAGTTTAAAGATCTTCATCTTTGTTTTAGCCTGGATGTTTTTCCCAGTACTTGTACTATCAGCTGTTACCGAAGATGACATGAAGTGCCTTGAAGGTGTCAAGAACTCTCTAAAAGACCCAGATGGGAAATTAAGCTCTTGGACTTTCAACAATAATTCAGTAGGTTTTATCTGCAAATTTGTTGGAGTTTCTTGCTGGAATGAACGAGAAAATCGCCTGTTAAGCCTTGGACTTCGTGATATGAAGCTTTCAGGACAGTTACCTCAATCTTTACAGTACTGTCGTAGTTTGCAAAGTTTAGACCTGTCAGCTAACAAGCTTTCTGGATCGATCCCTACACAGATATGTTCTTGGTTACCTTATTTAGTGACCCTTGATCTATCTAGCAATGATCTATCAGGTACCATCCCTCCTGAGTTATCATACTGtgcttatttgaataatttgaaactATCAAATAATAGACTTTCAGGGTCAATTCCATATCAATTATCTGGTTTAGATAGGCTGAAAAAGTTTTCAGTAGCAGATAATGATCTCTCAGGTGCTATTCCTTCGTCTTTTGAGAATTTTGGTAAGGCGGATTTTGTTGGGAACAATGGTCTTTGTGGAGGTCCTCTTAGAAAGTGTGGGGGTTTGAGTAAGAAGAATTTAGCGATTATAATTGCAGCTGGGGTTTTTGGTGCTGCTGGTTCAATGTTGTTGGGGTTTGGGGTCTGGTGGTGGCAGCATTTGAGATGGAtcaagaggaagaagaaagggtATATCGGAGGATCTAGTGATAGTAATTGGGCTGAGAGATTGAGAGCTCATAAATTGATTCAAGTTTCATTGTTTCAAAAGCCACTTGTGAAACTTAAGTTGGGTGATTTAATGGCTGCCACAAACAATTTCAATGCAGAAAACATATTAGTTTCAACCAGGATGGGAACTACATATAAAGCAATGCTTCCTGATGGATCAGCCCTAGCAATCAAGAGACTTACAACTTgtaaacttagtgagaaacagttTCATTGGGAGATGAATAGATTAGGCCAACTTAGACATCCAAATTTAACTCCCCTTTTGGGATTTTGTGTTGTGGAAGATGAAAAACTACTTGTTTATAAACATATGTCCAATGGGACTCTTTATTCTTTGTTGCATGGTAGGGGTGGTGACATGGATTGGCCAACTAGGTTCAAGATTGGTTTGGGTGCAGCAAGGGGTCTAGCTTGGTTACACCATGGATGTCATCCTCCATTTCTGCAGCAGAACATCTGCTCCAATGTGATTCTCGTCGACGAGGACTTGGATGCTCGGTTAATGGACTTTGGATTAGCAGGGCTCATGACTTCATCAGATGTTAATGAGACTAGTTTTATGAAATCGGATCTAGGCGAATTCGGTTACATAGCACCAGAGTATTCAAGCACGATGGTTGCTTCACTTAAAGGCGATGTCTACGGATTCGGTGTCGTTCTTCTCGAATTGGTAACTAGGCAAAAACCACTACAAGTCAATACAGGTGAAGAAGGATTCAAAGGTCATTTGGTGGATTGGATAAATCATCTGTCGAACTCGGGAAGAATCGAGGACGCCATTGACAAGGATGTTATCGGAAAAGGCCATGATGAGCAAATCTCAGAGTTGCTCAAAATTGCATGTAATTGTGTGGTTGCTCGGCCAAAGGATAGATGGTCAATGTTCCAGGTTTATCAGTCGCTGAAAACCATGGGTGAGGAAAATGGTTTCTCagaaatggatgatgatgatttccCTCTGATTTTCACTAAGCAAGATACTGAATCAATGTAG
- the LOC107958603 gene encoding inactive LRR receptor-like serine/threonine-protein kinase BIR2 isoform X2, translating into MFFPVLVLSAVTEDDMKCLEGVKNSLKDPDGKLSSWTFNNNSVGFICKFVGVSCWNERENRLLSLGLRDMKLSGQLPQSLQYCRSLQSLDLSANKLSGSIPTQICSWLPYLVTLDLSSNDLSGTIPPELSYCAYLNNLKLSNNRLSGSIPYQLSGLDRLKKFSVADNDLSGAIPSSFENFGKADFVGNNGLCGGPLRKCGGLSKKNLAIIIAAGVFGAAGSMLLGFGVWWWQHLRWIKRKKKGYIGGSSDSNWAERLRAHKLIQVSLFQKPLVKLKLGDLMAATNNFNAENILVSTRMGTTYKAMLPDGSALAIKRLTTCKLSEKQFHWEMNRLGQLRHPNLTPLLGFCVVEDEKLLVYKHMSNGTLYSLLHGRGGDMDWPTRFKIGLGAARGLAWLHHGCHPPFLQQNICSNVILVDEDLDARLMDFGLAGLMTSSDVNETSFMKSDLGEFGYIAPEYSSTMVASLKGDVYGFGVVLLELVTRQKPLQVNTGEEGFKGHLVDWINHLSNSGRIEDAIDKDVIGKGHDEQISELLKIACNCVVARPKDRWSMFQVYQSLKTMGEENGFSEMDDDDFPLIFTKQDTESM; encoded by the coding sequence ATGTTTTTCCCAGTACTTGTACTATCAGCTGTTACCGAAGATGACATGAAGTGCCTTGAAGGTGTCAAGAACTCTCTAAAAGACCCAGATGGGAAATTAAGCTCTTGGACTTTCAACAATAATTCAGTAGGTTTTATCTGCAAATTTGTTGGAGTTTCTTGCTGGAATGAACGAGAAAATCGCCTGTTAAGCCTTGGACTTCGTGATATGAAGCTTTCAGGACAGTTACCTCAATCTTTACAGTACTGTCGTAGTTTGCAAAGTTTAGACCTGTCAGCTAACAAGCTTTCTGGATCGATCCCTACACAGATATGTTCTTGGTTACCTTATTTAGTGACCCTTGATCTATCTAGCAATGATCTATCAGGTACCATCCCTCCTGAGTTATCATACTGtgcttatttgaataatttgaaactATCAAATAATAGACTTTCAGGGTCAATTCCATATCAATTATCTGGTTTAGATAGGCTGAAAAAGTTTTCAGTAGCAGATAATGATCTCTCAGGTGCTATTCCTTCGTCTTTTGAGAATTTTGGTAAGGCGGATTTTGTTGGGAACAATGGTCTTTGTGGAGGTCCTCTTAGAAAGTGTGGGGGTTTGAGTAAGAAGAATTTAGCGATTATAATTGCAGCTGGGGTTTTTGGTGCTGCTGGTTCAATGTTGTTGGGGTTTGGGGTCTGGTGGTGGCAGCATTTGAGATGGAtcaagaggaagaagaaagggtATATCGGAGGATCTAGTGATAGTAATTGGGCTGAGAGATTGAGAGCTCATAAATTGATTCAAGTTTCATTGTTTCAAAAGCCACTTGTGAAACTTAAGTTGGGTGATTTAATGGCTGCCACAAACAATTTCAATGCAGAAAACATATTAGTTTCAACCAGGATGGGAACTACATATAAAGCAATGCTTCCTGATGGATCAGCCCTAGCAATCAAGAGACTTACAACTTgtaaacttagtgagaaacagttTCATTGGGAGATGAATAGATTAGGCCAACTTAGACATCCAAATTTAACTCCCCTTTTGGGATTTTGTGTTGTGGAAGATGAAAAACTACTTGTTTATAAACATATGTCCAATGGGACTCTTTATTCTTTGTTGCATGGTAGGGGTGGTGACATGGATTGGCCAACTAGGTTCAAGATTGGTTTGGGTGCAGCAAGGGGTCTAGCTTGGTTACACCATGGATGTCATCCTCCATTTCTGCAGCAGAACATCTGCTCCAATGTGATTCTCGTCGACGAGGACTTGGATGCTCGGTTAATGGACTTTGGATTAGCAGGGCTCATGACTTCATCAGATGTTAATGAGACTAGTTTTATGAAATCGGATCTAGGCGAATTCGGTTACATAGCACCAGAGTATTCAAGCACGATGGTTGCTTCACTTAAAGGCGATGTCTACGGATTCGGTGTCGTTCTTCTCGAATTGGTAACTAGGCAAAAACCACTACAAGTCAATACAGGTGAAGAAGGATTCAAAGGTCATTTGGTGGATTGGATAAATCATCTGTCGAACTCGGGAAGAATCGAGGACGCCATTGACAAGGATGTTATCGGAAAAGGCCATGATGAGCAAATCTCAGAGTTGCTCAAAATTGCATGTAATTGTGTGGTTGCTCGGCCAAAGGATAGATGGTCAATGTTCCAGGTTTATCAGTCGCTGAAAACCATGGGTGAGGAAAATGGTTTCTCagaaatggatgatgatgatttccCTCTGATTTTCACTAAGCAAGATACTGAATCAATGTAG
- the LOC107961332 gene encoding CLAVATA3/ESR (CLE)-related protein 25 has translation MASNSLFKTFKHNRKIMGKSGRALRCFFAVAVLVGVVWLLFVSIVANRATVTTKSTTVSSTGDLKHWEFVVDDFHFNYVSKRRVPNGPDPIHNRRVSKSRQPPGRA, from the exons ATGGCTTCCAATTCTTTGTTCAAAACTTTTAAACACAATAGAAAGATTATGGGGAAGAGTGGTAGAGCTTTGAGGTGTTTCTTTGCAGTCGCCGTGCTTGTGGGAGTTGTTTGGTTATTGTTTGTTAGTATTGTAGCCAACCGAGCAACCGTCACGACGAAATCGACAACGGTTTCCTCAACCGGAGATTTGAAACATTGGGAATTTGTTGTCGACGATTTCCATTTTAATTATGTCAGCAAGAGAAGAGTTCCTAATGGACCTGATCCCATTCACAACAG GAGAGTATCAAAGTCTAGGCAACCACCAGGACGAGCCTAA